In Pseudomonas alcaliphila JAB1, a single window of DNA contains:
- a CDS encoding energy transducer TonB, which translates to MRLPLSFLGACLMALGLFALMLYMVAPPSAKVNQDPVSVANFVRMDGNASETASRTRQQAPQPPQPQTPQPPTPPTPQTATPNANLPALDIQLPSLASGIAVNSAPAPSLSGLAPGAPAPTPPSEAAESGGQMGGMESEVMPLNDVRPEYPRYALQRGIEGFVKLAFTINRSGNVENIRVLEANPRNVFEREARRAASRWRFAPRTEGGLAVDREAVKTLYFRLERS; encoded by the coding sequence ATGCGCCTGCCGCTGTCTTTTCTCGGCGCCTGCCTGATGGCCTTGGGGCTGTTCGCCCTGATGCTGTACATGGTCGCGCCACCGAGCGCCAAGGTGAACCAGGACCCGGTCAGCGTGGCCAACTTCGTGCGCATGGACGGTAACGCCAGCGAGACCGCCAGCCGCACCCGTCAGCAGGCACCGCAGCCGCCGCAACCGCAGACGCCGCAGCCACCCACGCCGCCGACGCCGCAAACGGCCACGCCAAATGCCAACCTGCCGGCGCTGGATATCCAGCTGCCCAGCCTGGCCAGCGGTATTGCCGTCAACAGCGCGCCGGCTCCGAGTCTGTCCGGCCTTGCGCCGGGTGCTCCAGCGCCGACGCCACCGAGTGAGGCCGCCGAGTCCGGTGGGCAGATGGGCGGCATGGAGAGCGAAGTCATGCCGCTCAACGACGTGCGCCCCGAGTACCCGCGTTACGCGCTGCAGCGTGGCATCGAAGGTTTCGTCAAACTGGCTTTCACCATCAATCGCTCTGGCAACGTGGAGAACATCCGCGTGCTGGAGGCCAACCCGCGTAACGTCTTCGAGCGCGAAGCGCGCCGTGCTGCGTCTCGCTGGCGCTTCGCACCACGCACCGAGGGTGGCCTGGCGGTGGACCGCGAAGCGGTGAAAACCCTCTACTTCCGTCTGGAAAGGAGCTGA
- a CDS encoding single-stranded DNA-binding protein has translation MARGVNKVILVGTCGQDPETRYLPSGNAVTNLSLATSEQWTDKQTGQKVEKTEWHRVALFGKVAEIAGEYLRKGSQVYIEGKLQTREWEKDGIKRYTTEIIVDMQGTMQLLGGRPSGDEGGAPRQSRPAPQREPQQAPRQERPAPQQAQPAPDYDSFDDDIPF, from the coding sequence ATGGCCCGTGGGGTTAACAAAGTCATTCTGGTCGGCACCTGCGGCCAGGACCCGGAAACACGCTACCTGCCCAGCGGCAACGCGGTCACCAACCTGAGCCTGGCCACCAGCGAGCAGTGGACCGACAAGCAGACCGGGCAGAAGGTCGAGAAGACCGAATGGCACCGCGTCGCCCTGTTCGGCAAGGTCGCCGAGATCGCCGGCGAGTACCTGCGCAAGGGTTCGCAGGTGTACATCGAAGGCAAGCTGCAGACCCGCGAGTGGGAAAAGGACGGCATCAAGCGCTACACCACCGAGATCATCGTCGACATGCAGGGCACCATGCAGCTGCTGGGCGGTCGTCCGAGCGGTGATGAAGGGGGCGCTCCGCGTCAATCGCGTCCGGCTCCGCAGCGCGAGCCGCAACAGGCCCCGCGTCAGGAGCGTCCTGCTCCGCAGCAGGCCCAGCCAGCGCCTGACTACGACAGCTTCGATGACGACATCCCGTTCTGA
- a CDS encoding tetratricopeptide repeat protein has product MYRWLLLVMLSAAAVPGMAQQTVDPAVFKALNTAQVAQQKGDYAAARRALDDVQAKSGSLEEALVWRSKAYVAWSAGNNGQAIDWLDKAVRSGKLDEQMLASERLNLAKLNLGERRYARVVELLAPNQASASEEVLQMLVQAYQGMNQPAKALPLAERYVQANPNADDIWLQFLVGVNADLKRYAQAERWQRQLLARQPNDAKGWRQLAGLQQMAGSNDKALATLRAAHSKGLRFSEAELDNLVLLAGAADQPWQGAKLLSGMLDSGLLANTAARQERLGLFWWQARDRAAAVRVLRPLAERSGNGKHWLYVAQLELEQSRWQAGLDALARAERGGAERAKVRSWRQWAESELRFERENRVASRN; this is encoded by the coding sequence ATGTACCGTTGGTTGTTGCTCGTGATGCTCAGTGCTGCGGCCGTGCCTGGCATGGCCCAGCAGACCGTCGACCCGGCTGTGTTCAAGGCCCTGAACACGGCGCAGGTTGCGCAGCAGAAGGGGGACTATGCCGCTGCACGACGCGCGCTGGATGATGTACAGGCCAAGAGCGGCAGCCTCGAAGAGGCACTGGTCTGGCGCAGCAAGGCCTACGTGGCCTGGTCGGCCGGCAACAACGGCCAGGCCATCGACTGGCTGGACAAGGCCGTGCGCAGCGGCAAGCTCGACGAACAGATGCTCGCCAGCGAACGCCTCAACTTGGCCAAGCTCAACCTGGGCGAGCGCCGCTACGCCAGGGTCGTCGAGCTGCTGGCGCCGAATCAGGCCAGCGCCTCCGAGGAGGTGTTGCAGATGCTGGTGCAGGCCTATCAGGGTATGAACCAGCCGGCCAAGGCATTGCCGCTGGCCGAGCGCTACGTGCAGGCCAATCCCAATGCCGATGACATCTGGCTGCAGTTTCTGGTGGGCGTCAACGCCGACCTCAAGCGCTATGCCCAGGCCGAGCGCTGGCAGCGTCAGTTGCTGGCGCGCCAGCCGAACGATGCCAAGGGCTGGCGCCAACTGGCCGGTCTGCAGCAGATGGCCGGCAGCAACGACAAGGCGCTGGCGACCCTGCGTGCGGCGCACAGCAAGGGCCTGCGCTTCAGCGAGGCGGAACTGGACAACCTGGTACTGCTCGCCGGCGCTGCGGATCAGCCCTGGCAGGGTGCCAAGCTGCTCTCTGGCATGCTCGACAGCGGTCTGCTGGCCAATACCGCGGCTCGCCAGGAGCGTCTGGGTCTGTTCTGGTGGCAGGCGCGCGATCGCGCCGCAGCGGTGCGCGTGCTGCGTCCGCTGGCTGAGCGCAGTGGCAATGGCAAACACTGGCTGTACGTCGCTCAGCTGGAGCTGGAGCAGTCGCGCTGGCAGGCTGGCCTGGATGCGCTGGCGCGCGCCGAACGTGGCGGTGCCGAGCGCGCCAAGGTGCGTTCATGGCGGCAGTGGGCGGAAAGTGAGCTGCGCTTCGAGCGGGAGAACCGGGTCGCCAGTCGTAACTGA
- a CDS encoding MFS transporter, with protein sequence MHDPHSERMSSSETRAAGGLAMVFAFRMLGMFMVLPVLATYGMDLAGSTPALIGLAIGAYGLTQAVLQIPFGMLSDRIGRRPVIYAGLLIFAAGSVLAANADSIWGVIAGRVLQGAGAISAAVMALLSDLTREQHRTKAMAMIGMSIGLSFAVAMVVGPLLTRAFGLSGLFWATAAMALLGILIVAGIVPKDAGPLQHRESGVAAQALWPTLKHGDLLRLDFAILALHAVLMASFVALPLALVEQGGLVKEEHWWVYLTALLIGFFGMVPFIIYGEKKRQMKRVLLGAVSVLLACELYFAFFGSSLRALVLGIVVFFTAFNLLEASLPSLVSKVAPAGGKGTAMGVYSTSQFLGAALGGILGGWLYQHVGLGGVFIGCAALCAIWLAIAVTMREPPYVTSLRLPLDAAALADVGLVERLKATPGVADAVVVVDEAAIYIKVDTQQVDRTTLESLIISAPAACRV encoded by the coding sequence ATGCACGATCCGCACAGCGAGCGCATGAGTAGTAGCGAGACCCGCGCGGCCGGCGGCCTGGCTATGGTGTTCGCGTTTCGTATGCTGGGCATGTTCATGGTGCTGCCGGTGCTGGCCACCTACGGCATGGATCTGGCGGGCAGCACACCGGCGCTGATCGGCCTGGCCATCGGTGCCTATGGTTTGACCCAGGCTGTGCTGCAAATTCCCTTCGGCATGCTCAGTGACCGTATCGGCCGACGCCCGGTGATCTACGCCGGCTTGCTGATTTTTGCTGCAGGCAGCGTGCTGGCGGCCAATGCCGATTCGATCTGGGGCGTGATCGCCGGGCGTGTGCTGCAGGGCGCTGGAGCGATCTCTGCGGCGGTGATGGCGTTATTGTCGGATCTGACTCGCGAGCAGCACCGAACCAAGGCCATGGCCATGATTGGCATGAGCATCGGTCTGTCGTTCGCCGTGGCCATGGTGGTCGGCCCGCTACTGACTCGTGCGTTTGGCCTGTCCGGGCTGTTCTGGGCGACAGCGGCGATGGCGTTGCTCGGCATCCTGATCGTCGCCGGCATCGTGCCGAAAGACGCCGGCCCGCTGCAGCATCGCGAATCCGGCGTGGCGGCACAGGCGCTGTGGCCGACCCTCAAACATGGCGACCTGCTGCGTCTGGACTTCGCCATCCTGGCCCTGCATGCGGTGCTCATGGCCAGTTTCGTCGCCTTGCCGCTGGCGCTGGTGGAGCAGGGCGGCTTGGTCAAGGAAGAGCACTGGTGGGTGTACCTCACCGCGCTGTTGATCGGCTTCTTCGGCATGGTGCCGTTCATCATCTATGGCGAGAAAAAACGCCAGATGAAGCGCGTGCTGCTCGGTGCCGTCAGCGTGTTGCTGGCCTGCGAGCTCTACTTCGCCTTCTTCGGCAGCAGCCTGCGGGCGCTGGTACTGGGTATCGTGGTGTTCTTCACCGCCTTCAACCTGCTCGAAGCCTCGCTGCCGTCGCTGGTCAGCAAGGTGGCGCCGGCAGGCGGCAAGGGCACGGCGATGGGGGTGTACTCCACCAGCCAGTTCCTCGGTGCCGCGCTGGGCGGCATTCTCGGCGGCTGGCTGTACCAGCACGTTGGTCTGGGCGGTGTGTTCATCGGCTGCGCCGCGCTCTGTGCAATTTGGCTGGCTATTGCTGTTACTATGCGCGAACCGCCGTACGTGACCAGTTTGCGCCTGCCGCTCGATGCCGCGGCACTGGCCGATGTAGGACTGGTCGAACGCCTCAAGGCAACGCCGGGAGTGGCGGACGCCGTGGTGGTGGTCGACGAAGCGGCCATCTATATCAAAGTCGATACCCAACAAGTGGATCGCACGACGCTGGAAAGCCTGATCATATCGGCACCAGCGGCGTGCCGAGTCTAG
- a CDS encoding sugar nucleotide-binding protein, which translates to MRMRLMLLGGGSALGQALIRLGAEEDIGFLAPRPPENGWDAASLTELLDETRPDALINLAYYFDWFQAESVAESRLQTQERAVERLAELCQHHSIVLLQPSSYRVFDGSRVTAYSEKEEPVPLGLRGQALWRLEQSVRAICPRHVLLRFGWLLDDSREGLLGRFLLRAERDDALYLADDRRGNPTPVDDAARVILAVLKQLDCESPLWGTYHYGGHEASTSLSLGQAVLSEARHYRSNLVEDVAPQAHAARPDAADEPQHAVLACKKILHTFGIKPRAWRSGLPSLLDRYYRHG; encoded by the coding sequence ATGCGAATGCGCCTGATGCTGCTGGGCGGTGGTAGTGCCCTGGGGCAAGCGCTGATCCGTCTTGGCGCCGAGGAAGACATCGGCTTCCTCGCGCCACGCCCGCCGGAAAATGGCTGGGATGCGGCGAGCCTCACCGAGTTGCTCGACGAGACCCGCCCGGATGCACTGATCAACCTGGCTTACTACTTCGACTGGTTCCAGGCCGAGTCGGTGGCCGAGTCGCGCCTGCAGACGCAGGAACGCGCGGTGGAGCGTCTGGCTGAGCTGTGCCAACACCATTCCATCGTCTTGCTGCAGCCGTCCAGCTATCGCGTCTTCGATGGTTCGCGTGTCACCGCTTACAGCGAAAAGGAAGAGCCGGTCCCCCTCGGGCTGCGTGGCCAGGCGCTGTGGCGTCTGGAGCAGAGCGTGCGGGCCATCTGTCCGCGGCATGTGCTGCTGCGCTTTGGCTGGCTGCTCGATGACAGCCGTGAAGGGTTGCTGGGGCGCTTTCTGCTGCGCGCCGAGCGCGACGATGCGCTCTACCTCGCCGATGACCGACGCGGCAACCCGACGCCGGTGGACGATGCTGCGCGGGTGATTCTGGCTGTGCTCAAGCAGCTCGATTGCGAGTCGCCCTTGTGGGGCACCTATCATTACGGCGGCCATGAAGCGAGTACGTCGCTGAGCCTGGGGCAGGCAGTGCTGAGCGAGGCGCGTCACTATCGCAGCAATCTGGTCGAGGATGTTGCGCCGCAGGCGCACGCCGCCCGTCCGGATGCAGCCGATGAGCCGCAGCATGCCGTGCTGGCCTGCAAGAAGATTCTTCACACCTTCGGCATCAAGCCGCGCGCCTGGCGCTCCGGCCTGCCGAGCTTACTGGATCGTTACTATCGCCATGGCTGA
- a CDS encoding biopolymer transporter ExbD: MRMRRHHQQDEDTGIDLTPMLDVVFIMLIFFIVTSSFIRESGVEVQRPQAETASPQDKGNILIAVTADGQIWMDKQPVDIRSVRAHVERMRVDQPEGAVVVQADQDARTGLVVQVMDQARLAGVQDVALAAGSGVN, from the coding sequence ATGAGAATGCGTCGTCACCACCAGCAGGACGAAGACACCGGTATCGACCTCACGCCGATGCTCGACGTGGTCTTCATCATGCTGATCTTCTTCATCGTCACCAGCTCCTTTATCCGCGAGTCTGGCGTCGAGGTGCAACGCCCGCAGGCGGAAACCGCCAGCCCGCAGGACAAGGGCAATATCCTTATCGCCGTGACTGCCGACGGGCAGATCTGGATGGACAAGCAGCCGGTGGACATTCGTAGCGTGCGCGCCCATGTCGAGCGCATGCGCGTCGACCAGCCGGAAGGCGCCGTGGTGGTGCAGGCCGATCAGGATGCGCGTACCGGCCTGGTCGTCCAGGTGATGGATCAGGCGCGTCTGGCCGGCGTGCAGGATGTCGCCCTGGCTGCCGGTAGCGGAGTCAACTGA
- a CDS encoding OmpW family outer membrane protein, with product MYKSLFTASLLAFAIAAPVAQAHQAGDILIRAGAITVNPEADSSSVKVDRGGLAGTDLGGKATMSSDTQLGLNFAYMLTDNLGIELLAATPFEHDVKIKGTVLDAANGKLGSLKHLPPTLSLVYYPLDAKSAFQPYVGAGINYTWIFDEHVGSAASANGFDNFRAKNSWGLAWQVGADYMLTDSLMLNAQVRYIDIDTTAYVDNTALGVRAKVDVDVDPFIYMVGLGYKF from the coding sequence ATGTACAAATCACTGTTCACTGCCTCGCTGCTGGCCTTCGCCATCGCTGCCCCTGTTGCCCAGGCCCACCAGGCCGGCGATATCCTCATCCGTGCCGGCGCCATCACCGTCAACCCGGAGGCCGATTCCTCCAGCGTCAAGGTTGATCGCGGCGGCCTCGCCGGCACCGACCTGGGCGGCAAAGCGACCATGAGCAGTGACACCCAGCTGGGCCTGAACTTCGCCTACATGCTCACCGACAATCTGGGCATCGAATTGCTGGCGGCAACGCCGTTCGAGCACGACGTGAAGATCAAGGGCACCGTCCTCGATGCAGCCAATGGCAAGCTGGGCAGCCTCAAGCACCTGCCGCCGACCCTGAGCCTGGTGTATTACCCGCTGGACGCCAAGTCAGCCTTCCAGCCCTATGTCGGCGCCGGTATCAACTACACCTGGATTTTCGACGAGCACGTCGGCAGCGCCGCCAGCGCCAACGGCTTCGACAATTTCCGTGCGAAGAATTCCTGGGGCCTGGCCTGGCAGGTGGGGGCCGACTACATGCTGACCGATAGCCTGATGCTCAACGCCCAGGTGCGCTACATCGACATCGACACCACCGCCTATGTCGACAACACCGCCCTCGGTGTGCGGGCCAAGGTTGACGTGGACGTAGACCCCTTCATCTACATGGTCGGCCTGGGTTACAAGTTCTGA
- a CDS encoding MotA/TolQ/ExbB proton channel family protein, giving the protein MSRRVVAVLALSLLPALAAVAETLNPDQLLQRIRSERAAEVSAMQEREQAFLAKRSEQAQLLAAARSALNTQKAESERLKAEFDRQEAELAEQEKLLAQRVGHLGELFGVVRQSAGDVAGQWQDSLLNGQYPERLKRLKALAESRSLPSAEDLDGYWMLLLEDLAASGRIERLQLPVVNADGSRQEQQVLRVGAFAVYGEDAFLRYDADAGQLVAPPRQPSGLGQVKDYLSSTDALATLPIDPSRGSLLAQLQQQPTLWDRLQQGGLVGWVIVVLGAFGLLLAVWRMVYLGRVGSGVKAQMHDLSAPRNDNPLGRVIGVLGAKPQLADLETLELKLDEAILQETPPLEKGQGLLKLLAAVAPLLGLLGTVTGMIVTFQAITQSGGGDSRLMADGISQALVTTVLGLVVAIPLLFLHSLLASRSKGLIQILEQQSAGLIALHLSGAPRRD; this is encoded by the coding sequence ATGAGTCGTCGTGTTGTAGCCGTATTGGCGCTCAGCCTGTTGCCGGCACTGGCTGCCGTGGCCGAAACCCTCAATCCCGATCAACTGCTGCAGCGCATTCGCAGCGAGCGCGCAGCTGAAGTCAGCGCCATGCAGGAGCGCGAGCAGGCGTTTCTCGCCAAGCGTAGCGAGCAGGCGCAGTTGCTGGCTGCCGCGCGTTCCGCGCTGAATACCCAGAAAGCCGAAAGCGAGCGTCTGAAGGCTGAGTTCGACCGTCAGGAGGCCGAACTGGCCGAGCAGGAAAAACTGCTGGCGCAGCGTGTCGGCCACCTCGGTGAACTGTTCGGTGTGGTACGCCAGAGCGCCGGTGATGTCGCCGGACAATGGCAGGACAGCCTGCTCAACGGCCAGTATCCGGAGCGCCTGAAGCGCCTCAAGGCACTGGCTGAAAGCCGTTCACTGCCGTCTGCCGAAGACCTCGACGGCTACTGGATGCTGTTGCTCGAAGACCTGGCCGCCAGCGGTCGTATCGAGCGCCTGCAACTGCCGGTGGTGAATGCCGATGGCTCGCGCCAGGAGCAGCAGGTGCTGCGTGTTGGCGCCTTTGCCGTCTATGGTGAGGATGCGTTCCTGCGTTACGACGCCGATGCCGGGCAACTGGTAGCCCCGCCGCGTCAGCCGTCCGGCCTGGGCCAGGTCAAGGACTACCTGAGCAGCACCGATGCGCTCGCCACGCTGCCCATCGACCCTAGCCGTGGCAGCCTGCTGGCGCAGCTGCAGCAGCAGCCGACCCTGTGGGATCGTCTGCAGCAGGGCGGTCTGGTCGGCTGGGTGATCGTCGTGCTGGGTGCTTTCGGCCTGCTTCTCGCCGTGTGGCGCATGGTCTACCTGGGCCGCGTCGGCAGTGGCGTCAAGGCGCAGATGCACGACCTCAGCGCGCCGCGCAATGACAACCCGCTGGGCCGCGTGATTGGCGTGCTGGGTGCCAAGCCGCAACTGGCGGATCTGGAAACCCTGGAGCTGAAGCTCGACGAAGCGATCCTGCAGGAGACACCGCCGCTGGAGAAAGGCCAGGGCCTGCTCAAGCTGCTCGCCGCCGTGGCACCGCTGCTCGGCCTGCTGGGCACCGTGACCGGCATGATCGTCACCTTCCAGGCCATCACCCAGAGCGGTGGCGGTGACTCGCGGCTGATGGCCGACGGCATCTCCCAGGCGCTGGTGACTACCGTGCTCGGTCTGGTGGTGGCCATCCCGCTGCTGTTCCTGCACAGCCTGTTGGCCAGCCGTAGCAAGGGCCTGATCCAGATTCTGGAGCAGCAGAGCGCCGGCCTCATTGCCTTGCACCTGTCGGGAGCGCCGCGCCGTGACTGA
- a CDS encoding MotA/TolQ/ExbB proton channel family protein — MTDLFAFWLRAVDSAHALLDFMSAGGVVMWALAVLCVVFWTLVFERFWYMRRIFPRWVQERREAWQQVLADDNGNWQRAVRLAWLAQARQQLAAPLRLGKTLVALYPLLGLLGTVLGMIAVFDVLALNGTGNPRGMAAGVWQATLPTMAGMVLAIPGLFSLARLEREASQAIERLADQLRHD, encoded by the coding sequence GTGACTGATCTGTTCGCCTTCTGGCTGCGTGCAGTCGACAGTGCCCATGCACTGCTCGACTTCATGAGCGCTGGCGGCGTGGTGATGTGGGCGCTGGCAGTGCTCTGCGTGGTGTTCTGGACCCTGGTGTTCGAGCGCTTCTGGTACATGCGCAGGATTTTCCCGCGCTGGGTGCAGGAGCGTCGCGAGGCCTGGCAGCAGGTGCTCGCCGATGACAACGGCAACTGGCAGCGCGCCGTGCGCCTGGCCTGGCTGGCGCAGGCGCGTCAGCAACTGGCGGCGCCGCTGCGCCTGGGCAAGACCCTGGTGGCGCTGTATCCGCTACTGGGCCTGCTTGGCACCGTGCTCGGCATGATCGCGGTGTTCGATGTGCTCGCCCTCAACGGCACCGGTAACCCACGCGGCATGGCCGCAGGCGTGTGGCAGGCGACCCTGCCGACCATGGCCGGCATGGTTCTGGCCATTCCTGGATTGTTCAGCCTGGCGCGCCTCGAACGCGAAGCCAGTCAGGCCATCGAGCGGCTGGCCGACCAGCTGCGTCACGACTGA
- a CDS encoding DUF3450 domain-containing protein, translating into MNRFPLRSLAVALMLSSGPLLAAPLDAALDESQRLAAEAKASQGRVEQLDDASREMLNEYRNALQQAEALKGYNSQLRDLVEAQRQELASYQKQLDGIERTQEAVSPQMVKMVEVLGEFIAADLPFLPEEREDRLAQLQDLLPRADVSLADKYRRILEAYQIESDYGRTLEAWRGELNQADGGSRSVEFLRLGRSMLYYQTLDAHESGWWNPQSKAWEVLDGSARRPLTQAIAIARQQQAPAVLSLPIKTLAEEAAQ; encoded by the coding sequence ATGAATCGCTTCCCCCTCCGTTCCCTGGCCGTGGCACTGATGCTGAGCAGCGGCCCGCTGCTTGCCGCGCCGCTGGATGCTGCGCTCGACGAAAGCCAGCGCCTGGCCGCCGAGGCGAAAGCCTCCCAGGGCCGTGTCGAACAGCTGGATGACGCCAGCCGTGAGATGCTCAATGAGTACCGAAATGCCCTGCAGCAGGCTGAGGCTTTGAAAGGTTATAACAGTCAACTTCGTGACCTGGTCGAAGCCCAGCGTCAGGAACTGGCCAGTTATCAGAAGCAGCTCGATGGCATCGAACGTACCCAGGAAGCGGTGAGCCCGCAGATGGTCAAGATGGTCGAGGTGCTGGGTGAGTTCATCGCCGCCGATCTGCCGTTCCTGCCCGAAGAACGCGAAGACCGTCTGGCTCAGCTGCAGGATCTGCTGCCGCGCGCCGACGTCAGCCTGGCCGACAAATACCGCCGCATCCTCGAGGCCTACCAGATCGAGAGCGACTACGGTCGCACCCTGGAAGCCTGGCGTGGCGAGCTGAACCAGGCCGATGGTGGCTCGCGTAGCGTCGAGTTCCTGCGCCTGGGCCGCAGCATGCTCTATTACCAGACCCTCGATGCCCACGAGAGCGGCTGGTGGAACCCACAGTCCAAGGCCTGGGAAGTGCTCGACGGCAGCGCGCGTCGTCCGCTGACCCAGGCCATCGCCATTGCCCGTCAGCAACAGGCGCCCGCCGTGCTGTCCCTGCCGATCAAGACCCTGGCCGAGGAGGCCGCACAATGA
- a CDS encoding NAD-dependent epimerase/dehydratase family protein yields MAEFLVTGGAGFIGSNLVDALLAAGHGVRVLDNLSMGKRSNLPLDNPRLRFIEGDVADAEVVAQAVAGCAGVAHLAAVASVQASVDDPVSTHQSNFIGTLNVCEAMRQHGVRRVVYASSAAIYGNNGEGVAIDEATAKAPLTPYASDKLAGEHYLDFYRRQHGLEPAVFRFFNIFGPRQDPSSPYSGVISIFTQRAQQGLPISVFGDGEQTRDFFYVGDLVMLLMQGLLSEQVVSDPLNVGWSQAVSLNQLLAEIGVLCGGLPPVTHLPARAGDIRHSRADNARLQAHYHMPEQTPLREGLRQLLGV; encoded by the coding sequence ATGGCTGAGTTTCTCGTAACGGGTGGTGCAGGCTTTATCGGTTCAAACTTGGTTGACGCCTTGCTGGCCGCCGGTCACGGGGTGCGCGTGCTGGACAATCTGTCCATGGGCAAGCGCAGCAATCTGCCGCTGGACAACCCGCGTTTGCGCTTCATCGAGGGCGATGTCGCCGATGCCGAGGTGGTCGCGCAGGCGGTGGCAGGTTGTGCAGGGGTAGCGCATCTGGCGGCGGTGGCGTCGGTGCAGGCCTCGGTGGATGATCCGGTGTCCACGCACCAGAGCAATTTCATCGGTACCCTGAATGTCTGCGAGGCCATGCGTCAGCATGGCGTGCGACGCGTGGTCTATGCCTCCAGTGCGGCCATCTATGGCAATAACGGCGAGGGCGTGGCAATCGATGAAGCCACCGCCAAGGCACCGCTGACGCCTTACGCGTCCGACAAGCTGGCCGGCGAACACTACCTGGATTTCTACCGCCGTCAGCATGGCCTGGAACCGGCGGTGTTTCGTTTCTTCAATATCTTCGGGCCGCGCCAGGATCCATCCTCGCCGTACTCCGGGGTGATCAGTATCTTCACCCAGCGTGCGCAGCAGGGGCTGCCGATCAGCGTCTTCGGTGATGGTGAGCAGACCCGTGATTTCTTCTATGTCGGTGATCTGGTCATGCTGTTGATGCAGGGCTTGCTCAGCGAGCAGGTGGTGAGTGATCCGCTCAATGTGGGTTGGAGCCAGGCGGTAAGTCTCAACCAATTGCTGGCTGAGATCGGCGTGCTGTGCGGCGGCCTGCCGCCGGTGACGCACTTGCCGGCCCGTGCTGGCGATATTCGCCATTCGCGTGCTGACAATGCGCGCTTGCAGGCTCATTACCACATGCCAGAGCAGACGCCGCTGCGTGAAGGCTTGCGCCAGCTGCTCGGTGTGTGA
- a CDS encoding DUF3299 domain-containing protein: MFRPLLASLLLTLALPLAAADVREITWSELIPPDAPPQVINPAPIHDLSQLADALAESGPAAMQQSPAAPVVKELNGQQVKLPGYIVPLDVTDEGRVVEFLLVPYFGACIHVPPPPSNQIVHVTSELGVLLDALYQPFWVEGPLKTEHVSSELAEVGYQMEADKIYAYELPDS, encoded by the coding sequence ATGTTCCGCCCCCTGCTCGCCAGCCTGCTGCTGACGCTGGCCCTGCCGCTGGCCGCCGCCGATGTGCGCGAAATCACCTGGTCGGAGCTGATTCCGCCGGATGCTCCGCCGCAGGTTATCAACCCCGCGCCGATCCACGATCTTTCGCAGTTGGCCGACGCCCTGGCCGAATCCGGCCCGGCCGCCATGCAGCAATCGCCGGCCGCCCCGGTGGTCAAGGAGCTCAATGGCCAGCAGGTGAAACTGCCCGGCTATATCGTACCGCTGGATGTGACAGACGAAGGCCGGGTGGTGGAGTTTTTGCTGGTGCCCTACTTCGGCGCCTGCATCCACGTGCCGCCACCGCCGTCGAACCAGATCGTGCATGTCACCAGCGAACTCGGCGTGCTGCTCGATGCGCTGTACCAGCCCTTCTGGGTGGAAGGCCCGCTGAAAACCGAGCATGTCAGCAGCGAGCTGGCCGAGGTCGGTTACCAGATGGAAGCGGACAAGATCTACGCCTACGAATTGCCCGATAGCTGA